The following are encoded in a window of Rosa chinensis cultivar Old Blush chromosome 4, RchiOBHm-V2, whole genome shotgun sequence genomic DNA:
- the LOC112198227 gene encoding 3-ketoacyl-CoA synthase 6 yields the protein MPPILPDFSNSVKLKYVKLGYQYLVNHFLTLALVPIMAGIFLEVLRIGPEELLNLWTSLHLDLVQILCSSFLIIFIATVYFMSKPRTIYLVDYACYKPPVTCRVPFSTFMEHSRLILSNNPKSVEFQMRILERSGLGEETCLPPAIHYIPPQPTMEAARGEAELVIFSAMDSLFEKTGLKPKDIDILIVNCSLFSPTPSLSAMVINKYKLRSNIRSFNLSGMGCSAGLISIDLARDLLQVHPNSNAVVVSTEIITPNYYQGKERAMLLPNCLFRMGGAAILLSNRRSERRRAKYRLVHVVRTHKGADDKAFRCVFEEEDREGKVGISLQKDLMAIAGEALKSNITTIGPLVLPASEQLLFLLTLIGRKIVNPKWKPYIPDFKQAFEHFCIHAGGRAVIDELQKNLQLSAEHCEASRMTLHRFGNTSSSSLWYELGYIEAKGRMRKGDRVWQIAFGSGFKCNSAVWKCNRTIKTAANDDGPWADCIERYPVHIPEVVKL from the coding sequence ATGCCTCCAATCTTGCCGGACTTCTCCAACTCCGTCAAGCTCAAGTATGTCAAACTCGGGTACCAATACCTCGTGAACCATTTCCTCACCCTCGCTCTAGTTCCTATAATGGCCGGGATTTTTCTCGAGGTTCTACGCATCGGCCCGGAGGAGCTTCTAAACTTGTGGACCTCCCTCCACTTGGATCTCGTCCAAATCCTCTGCTCCTCTTTCCTCATCATATTCATCGCCACCGTCTACTTCATGTCTAAGCCACGAACCATCTACCTCGTCGACTACGCTTGCTACAAGCCACCTGTTACCTGCCGCGTCCCCTTCTCCACATTTATGGAACACTCCCGCCTCATCCTCAGCAACAACCCTAAGAGCGTCGAGTTCCAGATGAGGATCCTCGAGCGCTCTGGTCTTGGGGAAGAGACTTGCCTTCCCCCAGCCATTCACTACATCCCTCCCCAACCCACCATGGAGGCTGCGAGGGGCGAGGCGGAGCTCGTCATATTCTCCGCAATGGACTCTCTTTTTGAGAAGACCGGCCTTAAACCTAAAGACATAGATATTCTGATCGTCAATTGCAGCCTGTTCTCGCCGACTCCTTCTTTGTCGGCTATGGTGATCAACAAGTACAAGCTCCGAAGTAACATCCGGAGCTTCAACTTGTCCGGCATGGGGTGCAGCGCTGGTCTCATATCCATCGACTTGGCACGTGACCTTCTTCAGGTTCATCCTAACTCAAATGCGGTGGTGGTCAGTACGGAGATCATAACTCCGAATTATTACCAAGGAAAAGAGAGGGCTATGCTTTTGCCCAACTGCCTCTTCCGTATGGGTGGGGCCGCCATACTCTTGTCCAACCGTAGATCCGAGAGAAGGCGTGCCAAGTACAGGTTGGTCCACGTGGTCCGAACCCACAAGGGAGCCGACGACAAGGCCTTCCGCTGCGTGTTCGAGGAGGAAGACAGGGAGGGCAAGGTCGGAATTTCACTCCAAAAAGATCTGATGGCCATCGCCGGCGAGGCCCTGAAATCCAACATCACCACTATCGGTCCTCTAGTACTTCCGGCGTCGGAGCAGCTCCTCTTCCTGCTAACCCTCATCGGAAGAAAGATAGTGAACCCCAAGTGGAAGCCTTACATTCCAGACTTCAAGCAGGCGTTCGAGCACTTCTGCATCCACGCTGGAGGTCGAGCCGTTATCGACGAGCTTCAGAAGAATCTACAGTTGTCGGCGGAGCACTGCGAGGCGTCGAGGATGACGCTGCACAGATTCGGCAATACGTCGTCGTCTTCGCTTTGGTACGAGTTGGGGTACATTGAGGCCAAGGGGAGGATGAGGAAGGGAGATAGGGTTTGGCAGATTGCGTTTGGGAGTGGGTTTAAGTGCAACAGCGCCGTGTGGAAGTGTAACCGGACCATCAAGACGGCGGCTAATGATGATGGGCCCTGGGCCGATTGCATTGAAAGGTACCCGGTTCATATTCCTGAAGTCGTCAAACTCTAG